The Rissa tridactyla isolate bRisTri1 chromosome 6, bRisTri1.patW.cur.20221130, whole genome shotgun sequence DNA segment gtcACTAACGAACCAGTCactccacggccttcctgtgagcaaggaccacctcacggggcagccggcagcgtcacaactgtgcgaagaagccccatgaggagtgtgtgtcccccctgccccgccgagggcggcagggcattactcacaccgcacacgcgctcgcccatcagcacgaaaaagagcaagctcgtcatctccaaaaggccatttcctaaggagaagcgaggcccagctcccacacaactgctcacccagagcacagtgttaacaggctgttgctccccaggggctgctctccgggaaccgcctcggggcacaaggacacgagccccggctgaagggccagagccatggatcagaggggacggcggctgctacgcgtacaatttccccaccgcctcatacacagaggctttcagcagccacaagcgctgccaagcgaccagcagcaggtgtcccccgacggggtttactccacacaagtccttggcgggtcgcggagaggacagagaaggcaccaggtaaggtgttcacagcagcatcaccctgctccttccatcacacccccgagccccctctgcttaacggggggggcccaggaggacctgggcagtgtccttaccccactcgcccctctgcagggcttgtttgctggttcattggcgttttttccccaaaaaaaccccagattctgcttttgtactcagcagagcacagggtcagcctcaaaactgcatcccccagacagcgagaacccaagggaaggggaaaggacacttcgagcattcagctactgcgtcctagcggtaataaacagctaaaatcttccacgtcctccgggattccgggaagatgaagtatctcatggagggacaaaccacgacacattgcctttgcaatagttcttcctttggagaacctcctctgatttggggacagattaagctcatcactttgaaagcagagagcgatgtggctgctgacccgcaccacagccaaaccaccgcgtcagccggcccaggagagcagaccttcaggcgaggagcagcaccgggaaggctgatcccacccacggcgacagagggcatggccccaaaatcaccagctttcccccaaagctgaggagaggagagaccgcatcaccgggcaggaatcacctcacatgatggtaactgccattacagaaacaacaccacacggtcatttgtacaagcgttccaacacggggcttccaaaccacctcttgggcaatttttcccctgcgatggtcaaggaaagacctgaaatcccactccagctccggagtgtaagctagaggggggaaaaaaatgaaagaaagggggaaacgccatgtttaaactgatctagctgggtctgagcgtaacagagcgaggatcgacacaagctcttcattgggcagatgcctggaggcagcgcctgcggcagagcagcaataatctcctacttggctgttactgggattctcgctgctgaacaatgtcctggttgtcccttcagcattttgggacaatcgcttggaggttctggtgctctgatacccagcctggccagagtcgtcttcctccatacACTgtcagtgagctaaaacccacattgatatgtcaaccttattttcaaagacaaaaaaaccctaaatcactctcattaccagatcaagtttcattccagtaaggctcttcaaataatttaaatatttattttaataaaaataaataaatacttctcttttcacattacagaactccctggagacagaaaaaaaccaaaccaaccccaaccacaggggtttctctcgcaaatcaaaagatggtaaatgctttcttctgatggtcatcacaaatccacttgtaggcatcaagtggatggtagattattccagaaacagaagaaaactctctttgaggaaacagtagttcagcaccttcttgttgggatgagaagttcagctcacacaactgttgccaccaccagatgagtcccatttgtctataacgtgaccacgtgtgctgtgagagaagttcagctcatgcaactcttgccaccaccagatgagtcccattcgtccagaacgcggccacgtgcgctgcgaggtgtgagcagccctctctgcgatggaagttcacagcatttgttcttaacctttcccttggccaggtgacaccaacctttccagcttgcgcttaaggtgtgttagctaatttcaaagagagttactgtctccaaaataggggcaggcggggggcgggggaaataatcttaaccactacttcttaacctacagagaaaaactctttccttaacctacggAGAAAAACATCTAACAACAATAacgtatgagaaaaataactagaagaacgGTTCCTCCTGTCGTGcaggtctcacagcagctcctgatggagtatttcccagaccatcttcttacggaagtaaggcatgtgggtctgaaaagaaaagaaaactccatgaaatgcacctcatggcagaaagagacacaaaatacgcagaaacgcccacttaattctttactatgaagttccttttaagaaccgtcaacacttgcccttcgagtacagcctggctttcacccgcacagctcctaagagggtgacatgccaccaaaaccagatctccttgaccacacaacagctcacaagcactttcacagaagagcactgccttggaaaagaaccagtgtcttcactggtcaaaggctgagacccatttctcccaaagacccaaaggccagatcccacaaacccactggctccagtatctcccccaagaggaatctcactgggagcagacacctcagccgctgcgtaacttccctggctcttgtctctgtgcgaaaggggctggagctgtttagaaccttcactcacctgtgtaaaggtcagcggtctgtctctgcagatgtaatctgcgtatttgcagatgaaaacgcCGCAAtcgcttccattcgattgctgagggatttcctaacgaatgcaaagaagatggagaatttgcctctatcttcaaggaaaagcaacttggaagcagcacccattaccagaaataccctaaccagacactcctgaacttgcaccatccccagtaaccgctccccaacacaaggaacagaccccaggaactgcacatcatccctcccctcggcttcctacgctcggatgttacaagccaaattcctggcaggctgataagggacagcaggcttcctccctgcaaggtgtctggaggtttctacagtgtctttctgaagtgacatcccttaaacGGAAACTTTAGGTGCTGCTTCTTACTATTAACTggctgagaaacatcagctcaaccccttgctttgtcacgtgccaggatctgggctgcaaacaagcagcccacgttctctgacaactgctaaagagacttgaaatttgacttgtgaaatgggggcaaagccaaattcaccttcacgtggcagagcaattaaaaaaaacccaacaaagtattcagccagcaaggagaggcactgctcaaagatttcatcccagcatggtttcctggtccacttgcagccccatgtgggaccagaagaagatgcttatggctgttctctgaagtcctggccttatgagaaagcgttaagagctttgtgacaaggagttctagttcacatttcaagtgcaagcagtgctcactcacatgtggctccatgctgtgaacagtccactccgaAACATTCAGGTTCACGTGTCTTTTTTCacagctttcttcttgcaggtatttgctggttaaaacaaaagaaaaaaatcactcttcatcgctgtaatttaggccgagaaaaaaagagctgctgaaagatcacaggaagatgaatggcaggagggttttattgatcactaacaaggttggtgcccgtgtgccacggggctaccatgtctttgtctgtgctctagggggaaggtggcagaacccaggcatccaagacgctgggtggaggggacgacgtgagactagggaaggagtcactgtcagacaactcgcagcaagcgaatccaagatttctggtttgttatctacaagacACGTGGaaacttgcagccgtgtcacaggggcaaaattccaaacccttctcctcattcacaacacaaaagcactgactgagcagttacttacagcaaagtctcacaaatcttgttcCTTCCTTGTCCCaaggagtcgtagtatttgacggtcttctttctcATATCTATGACCTGTttttcaaaggtgactgttagacaaagcgcaaccttgtgctgcacaaacctccatgacttttcttgctagctttttctccccacccaactctaaataacaagcccgtttgactcaccgctagtgtccagtgcaaacgcaagttaatgggcactaagatgatgtccttgtcgaagagatccacacgcctggtccatcttcctacggctttgtagcccccagaagtaagtttttcataaaagaacgaactaaaagcgtggactgatggatatccctccttcttacttctttccatcacaagacccatgtagaaattgatgacctgtaccataaagagtaagcttgagatgtaaaacaagacactagcttaccaaatgaaaagcacagcgacatctcttttctggccaccctgaagtacgcagctgagagaactccagcctcagctgccagcttttgttgtgagaatttcccACTTGGTTACATCTGCAgcttggtaaaaacacctgccacccactccaagaacctggactaactcctggaagctgcacaatacaagtaaaggaactgccagaagcaccggacccttcagtacctaaaataagaactgcacagagatttctaggctctgcagtgcaggtcatcaaataactttgcaaagacttgtGTACACgctgaaggggtattttgaaataaacgctccattagaagatccctgtgctgcagctacttttacctcatcatttagccagcaaagCTTCCTTAGGGTGTGGACGTCCTggcgcgtgacccttagtttgaaggcactgctcaggatctcctctggctcacctttgcctaatgcggcaacgacctctctctccatggcctgaaatggacaattaaatggggaaggacttgtgaaacagagcatcgagcacgccaacctgtgggcagctttcagctcaaacacggcctggagacgaagctcaggtgacagagcaactgcctttgccggctttcggctaggttagcaatcgccctttctggttggttggttggttggttggtttcagcatcctgacttggaacttcagggcccaggtttgcttcaatttgttttcaccaaggaagctgagataaaacgcagggacgagcaaacacacagcaaacgcctttcccatgcgatgctgcagccctcgcaacgctgaggtttaaggcaaccgcagcaggcattctccatgccaaggcagctacgtcaggagcctgaaagaatgggaaggtgggggaacttcaagggagctgaagtaccagcaaagggggaaaccgaggcagctacactgcagtcaggcaatcgggagtccaggctgtgcatgcaactggttgtcatttgcatgtttccatgcaaaggaaattctgcttagggaatgcaaagcaaccactgggtctgttagtataaaatactctgaactgccagagcatcttcttctcggttgaacgtgggctagcaggataagaaaacccctggttttccttgtactgagcatcaccccgcagacattgtaaactctggacttgctagccctttccaagtcaatcctcaagaggcaaaaaagggggcgctcgattAGACggcaactcccaagaataagagcagccaacattcagacaagcaggggaacgtCAACTCCCactccctgttgcatagcgtaactaagtgaactcctgtgaccactgctacacgcagtgCAACCATGCCCAGTGCGCATCCGCGGCTCGGTGACATCCCGAGGACGTACGCaagatgctcaggtcccccacaagcaaggcaacaccacggagcagtaaaagcttctatttcaagttctatcttcatgctaggacaggttgagaggcagatcccatataactgtaggaatcaggtcagcactgctctgggagactgctgttgaacctggactcatttttgtccgagtaacagaagccccagaAACCCTTAGGTTAGAGCACAACTCAAGGAGCGCGTGGAGCAtcaaatgcttaaatcctttcaatccttcaaaccagctttagtgctgacctttgcactgggaagtcacagctgcagacactccctgacagcttaaaatgcaagttcttcagatttcaaaaagcctgaagaaccacctgtaacaaatggggttccttgcagctgtttcacagccttcagttttgtctaacagcctgtcagctacggtacctctgtgagtggagtaaagccttctgctcttttttgcagccttggcggtttcttttcttccacctcacaGGCAGGTGACTTTTTGGTCTCACCAGGTGCCAGGGGTACCGCTTGTTTCGCTGGTCCATGCTGTTGCGGAGtagcttctgctggtggggagcccctgcgaggagcgggagagagaaagagagagagcagtgagctgtggacctgtactgtcccacggaattctcaagaattcaccttctggacaagaaatgctttttcaaggctgatgctgactacagcctcggttgcacacgtgtgacaacatcgtctccgcttccagcacgatTCTTTCAGAGCAGCcagactggcatagaaggaagcgctggagctttgtaaattccttcccatctccctgtgcaagactcctttggtttctcttgatcagtttcattatttggaaaacagggaagcaaccagcacttcctctgtcaagtgctctgggatctactggggataaatgctgcgtgctagggcttatgctgcaaggtataacaggaacgtctgcaactctacctgcagccacatacagttagcttacgggaactaagaccagcacagggaactaaaaatgggacacctacaggatatttacttgcctcctataggctagtcaagagagtgactgtccccatttggagaggattaccagtaaaaccacgcagactctgaagagcaaacacataCACAGACAGTAACCTTGTCTGTCTATacgtgccttcctcaaaaccaagaatttgccctGTCACCAAAGACAAGGGCAGGGagaccttttccaggagggagacctacaacagactctcacagtattctcccctttcagtc contains these protein-coding regions:
- the LOC128911499 gene encoding sentrin-specific protease 2-like — translated: MEREVVAALGKGEPEEILSSAFKLRVTRQDVHTLRKLCWLNDEVINFYMGLVMERSKKEGYPSVHAFSSFFYEKLTSGGYKAVGRWTRRVDLFDKDIILVPINLRLHWTLAVIDMRKKTVKYYDSLGQGRNKICETLLKYLQEESCEKRHVNLNVSEWTVHSMEPHEIPQQSNGSDCGVFICKYADYICRDRPLTFTQTHMPYFRKKMVWEILHQELL